The following proteins are co-located in the Streptococcus downei MFe28 genome:
- a CDS encoding MerR family transcriptional regulator: MREKEFRRSLAVFPIGSVMKLTDLTARQIRYYEDQGLLTPDRSSSNRRLYSLNDMDVLLEIKDYLDEGFNIAAIKKEYAKRKQLSQGASKPLTDADVRRILQDEFRNQSRFSSPNANPSSFRM; the protein is encoded by the coding sequence ATGCGAGAAAAAGAGTTCAGACGATCTCTAGCCGTCTTTCCTATCGGTTCAGTAATGAAGTTGACAGATTTAACGGCCAGACAGATTCGCTACTATGAAGATCAAGGTCTTCTAACTCCTGATCGTAGTTCTAGTAACCGTCGTCTATATTCTCTTAATGATATGGATGTTTTGCTAGAAATCAAAGACTATTTGGATGAAGGGTTCAATATTGCGGCCATCAAAAAGGAATATGCCAAACGCAAGCAACTTAGCCAAGGGGCGAGCAAGCCACTTACAGATGCGGATGTTCGGCGAATTTTGCAAGATGAATTTCGCAATCAATCACGCTTTTCTTCACCCAATGCTAACCCAAGTAGCTTTCGTATGTAG
- the glnA gene encoding type I glutamate--ammonia ligase produces MAITADDIRREVKEKNVTFLRLMFSDIAGTMKNVEIPATEEQLDKVLSNKAMFDGSSIEGFVRINESDMYLYPDIDTWTVFPWGGENGAVAGLICDIYTAQGEPFPGDPRGNLKRALRHMEEVGFKSFNLGPEPEFFLFKMDEQGNPTLEVNDKGGYFDLAPTDLADNTRREIVNVLTKMGFEVEASHHEVAVGQHEIDFKYSDVLKACDHIQIFKLVVKTIARKHGLYATFMAKPKFGINGSGMHCNMSLFDAQGNNAFFDPEDPNGMQLSQNAYYFLGGLMEHAYNYTAIVNPTVNSYKRLVPGYEAPVYIAWAGQNRSPLIRVPASRGVGTRLELRSVDPTANPYLALAVLLESGLDGIENKIEAPAPVESNIYVMTEDERKSAGIRDLPSTLHNAVKALQEDEVVKAALGDHIYPNFIEAKRMEWASYAAFVSQWEVDNYLDLY; encoded by the coding sequence ATGGCAATCACAGCAGATGATATTCGTCGCGAAGTCAAAGAGAAGAATGTTACCTTCTTGCGTTTGATGTTTTCAGATATTGCAGGAACTATGAAGAATGTTGAAATTCCTGCCACTGAAGAACAGCTTGACAAGGTTCTATCAAACAAGGCCATGTTTGACGGGTCATCTATTGAAGGTTTTGTAAGAATTAATGAGTCTGACATGTATCTTTACCCAGATATTGACACTTGGACTGTTTTTCCTTGGGGGGGTGAAAATGGTGCTGTTGCAGGTTTAATCTGTGATATTTATACTGCTCAAGGTGAGCCTTTCCCTGGTGACCCACGTGGTAATTTAAAACGCGCCTTGCGTCACATGGAAGAAGTTGGTTTCAAATCTTTTAATCTTGGTCCAGAACCAGAATTCTTCCTCTTCAAGATGGATGAACAAGGAAATCCAACCTTGGAAGTGAACGATAAAGGTGGTTACTTTGACCTTGCTCCAACCGACTTGGCTGACAATACTCGTCGTGAAATTGTCAATGTTTTAACCAAGATGGGCTTTGAAGTTGAAGCCAGTCACCATGAAGTGGCCGTTGGTCAGCATGAAATTGATTTTAAATATAGTGATGTTCTCAAGGCTTGTGACCATATTCAAATCTTTAAATTGGTTGTTAAAACGATTGCCCGTAAGCATGGTCTCTATGCAACTTTCATGGCTAAACCTAAATTTGGTATCAATGGCTCAGGCATGCACTGTAATATGTCCCTCTTTGATGCCCAAGGCAACAATGCCTTCTTTGATCCCGAAGATCCAAATGGTATGCAGTTGTCACAAAACGCTTATTACTTCCTGGGAGGCTTGATGGAACATGCCTACAATTATACAGCCATTGTCAATCCTACAGTCAACTCTTATAAGCGTTTGGTTCCAGGCTATGAAGCTCCAGTTTATATTGCCTGGGCTGGTCAAAACCGTTCTCCTCTTATTCGCGTTCCCGCTTCTCGAGGCGTAGGAACACGTTTGGAATTGCGCTCAGTTGACCCAACGGCTAATCCTTACTTAGCCTTGGCCGTCCTTTTGGAATCTGGTCTAGATGGTATTGAAAATAAAATTGAAGCGCCGGCTCCGGTTGAATCAAACATCTATGTGATGACTGAAGATGAACGCAAGTCAGCAGGTATTCGTGACCTCCCATCAACCCTCCATAATGCTGTTAAAGCCCTGCAGGAGGATGAAGTGGTCAAAGCAGCACTAGGTGACCATATCTACCCTAACTTTATTGAAGCTAAGCGGATGGAGTGGGCTAGCTATGCAGCCTTCGTTTCCCAATGGGAAGTGGATAATTATCTGGATTTATATTAA